One Ignisphaera sp. DNA window includes the following coding sequences:
- a CDS encoding YfcE family phosphodiesterase has protein sequence MERYLILVMSDSHIHERADWFPNEFVELFKNRRYDVVIHAGDVVDQDVLDYVKSLGKKTYVVQGNMDYLDLPEEEIVDVFGVKIGVVHGDQVRPRGNIGALTMIAKSVGASILVSGHTHSPFITVDSGVLHVNPGSITGVWGGGGGSFKPSFIEIELYRNWVARIVLYEIEKGRIVTREETVTIYPTQ, from the coding sequence ATGGAGAGATATCTGATACTGGTGATGTCTGATAGCCACATTCATGAGAGAGCTGATTGGTTTCCAAACGAGTTTGTGGAATTGTTTAAGAATAGAAGATATGATGTTGTCATCCATGCTGGTGATGTTGTTGACCAGGATGTGCTAGACTATGTAAAGAGCCTGGGGAAGAAGACATACGTTGTCCAGGGAAACATGGATTATCTTGATCTTCCAGAGGAGGAGATAGTTGATGTTTTTGGGGTAAAGATTGGTGTTGTCCACGGGGATCAGGTTAGGCCAAGGGGCAATATAGGCGCCTTGACCATGATTGCTAAGAGCGTGGGTGCATCAATACTTGTCTCAGGTCATACCCACTCACCTTTTATAACAGTCGACTCTGGCGTTCTGCATGTAAACCCCGGTTCTATTACTGGTGTGTGGGGTGGTGGTGGAGGCTCTTTCAAACCATCGTTTATAGAGATAGAGCTTTATAGGAACTGGGTGGCGAGGATAGTCTTGTATGAGATAGAGAAGGGGAGGATTGTTACAAGAGAGGAGACGGTCACTATCTATCCAACGCAATAG
- a CDS encoding MarC family protein: protein MAVVEPSTIAMLSIQLFAIMDPLAAIPTLLDVISTLPQDESKKLIDKAALAIFILLNIFAVVGGYILSLFGISIPAFKMAAGIILMATAIDTLLTGHKPEKIDVGTYIIVPIATPLIVGPGTMTLLITSAKLYGILNTLIASYIAFVITYIVLRVAREIARLAGTTFIHGLGRFMSIIIASFAVEMVISGISEYIKSLG from the coding sequence ATGGCTGTGGTGGAGCCATCAACAATAGCTATGCTGTCTATCCAGCTATTTGCTATAATGGATCCCCTAGCCGCTATCCCAACACTTCTAGACGTGATATCGACATTGCCTCAGGATGAGAGCAAGAAACTCATTGACAAGGCTGCTCTAGCGATATTCATTCTACTAAACATTTTTGCTGTTGTAGGCGGTTACATACTATCGCTATTTGGCATAAGTATACCGGCATTCAAAATGGCTGCAGGGATAATACTGATGGCAACAGCTATAGACACTCTCCTAACTGGGCACAAACCTGAGAAGATAGATGTTGGAACATACATCATAGTGCCGATAGCAACGCCGCTCATCGTTGGGCCAGGGACCATGACACTTCTAATAACGTCTGCGAAGCTCTACGGAATTTTAAACACTTTGATAGCATCATACATAGCATTTGTAATAACATATATAGTGCTTAGAGTGGCAAGGGAGATCGCTAGGCTGGCTGGAACAACCTTCATACACGGGCTGGGGAGGTTTATGTCGATAATTATAGCCTCATTCGCTGTTGAAATGGTTATATCAGGAATAAGCGAATACATAAAATCGCTGGGTTAA
- a CDS encoding PadR family transcriptional regulator, giving the protein MSSKDKFLEIEFVLVNVRGLFKDLVLYALMKLGKAHGYAIKKFLSQTIKVYAPSSGILYPTLHELEKEGMLKSFIEKNRKVYTLTEEGNKYISSKAEEIEKTIKKLNRAIEIASYIGLKNMFEIIKELWNQDIEPPQEALDKIKTKITEIIEILNEVLTKNQKQ; this is encoded by the coding sequence ATGAGCAGCAAAGACAAGTTCCTAGAAATAGAGTTTGTGTTGGTGAATGTCAGAGGCCTTTTCAAAGACCTTGTACTATATGCTCTAATGAAGCTTGGCAAAGCCCATGGATACGCAATAAAGAAGTTTCTATCCCAAACAATAAAGGTCTATGCCCCTAGCAGCGGGATTCTCTACCCAACCCTCCACGAGCTAGAAAAAGAGGGGATGCTAAAATCATTCATAGAAAAGAATAGAAAGGTCTACACACTCACAGAAGAAGGCAACAAATACATTAGTAGCAAAGCAGAAGAGATTGAAAAAACAATAAAGAAGCTAAACAGGGCAATAGAAATCGCATCATACATCGGACTAAAAAACATGTTCGAAATAATCAAAGAGCTCTGGAACCAAGACATAGAGCCACCCCAAGAAGCACTAGACAAAATAAAAACCAAAATAACAGAAATCATAGAAATACTAAATGAGGTACTGACAAAAAACCAAAAACAATAA
- a CDS encoding ATP-binding cassette domain-containing protein yields MEFDIVVENLVKRYGPVEAVRGISFQVRKGEIFGFLGPNGAGKTTTIHILATLLKPTSGKALVAGYDVVSEPDRVRKNIGIVFQDPSLDDNLTGYENLYIHGRLYGLNGQGLRERIEEALKFVELWDFRDRLVRNYSGGMRRRLEIARAMLHTPRILFLDEPTIGLDPQTRVHIWDYIRKLNKEYGTTIFLTTHYMEEAEMLCSRIAIIDHGKIIALGTAEELKSMVGSDIVYVKLAKPDPDICSKLSIAGVDSCKVVEGGMVALQVKKASEAIPAILLHLDRLEIRVAEVSYRRPSLNDVFIHLTGREIRDSEGSFIEVARMRHRARMR; encoded by the coding sequence ATGGAGTTTGATATAGTTGTTGAAAATCTTGTTAAGAGGTATGGACCTGTCGAGGCTGTTAGGGGGATAAGCTTCCAGGTTAGAAAGGGTGAGATATTCGGGTTTCTAGGGCCGAATGGAGCTGGGAAGACAACCACAATACACATTCTAGCAACCCTACTCAAACCAACGTCTGGAAAAGCTCTTGTAGCTGGCTATGATGTTGTTTCAGAGCCTGACAGGGTTAGAAAGAATATTGGCATTGTTTTCCAAGATCCATCTCTAGACGATAATCTTACTGGCTACGAAAATCTGTACATACATGGAAGGCTCTATGGATTGAATGGACAGGGTCTGAGAGAGAGGATTGAGGAGGCGCTGAAGTTTGTTGAGCTATGGGATTTCAGGGACAGGCTTGTGAGAAACTACTCTGGTGGTATGAGGAGGAGACTAGAGATAGCTAGGGCAATGCTACACACACCTAGAATACTATTCCTAGACGAGCCAACCATAGGCCTTGACCCACAGACAAGGGTTCATATATGGGACTATATAAGGAAGCTTAACAAAGAATATGGAACAACAATTTTCCTAACAACGCATTATATGGAGGAGGCTGAGATGCTTTGCAGTAGAATAGCCATTATAGACCATGGAAAGATAATTGCCTTGGGAACAGCAGAAGAGCTCAAATCGATGGTGGGCTCGGACATAGTCTATGTAAAGCTTGCCAAGCCAGATCCAGATATATGCTCAAAGCTATCGATAGCAGGTGTAGATAGCTGCAAAGTTGTTGAGGGCGGCATGGTGGCTCTACAAGTTAAGAAGGCGTCTGAGGCCATACCAGCAATTCTACTCCACCTAGATAGACTCGAGATTAGGGTTGCAGAAGTTAGCTATAGAAGACCATCTCTAAATGATGTATTCATACACTTGACTGGCAGGGAGATAAGAGATAGTGAAGGTAGCTTTATCGAAGTTGCTAGAATGAGGCATAGGGCGAGGATGAGGTGA
- a CDS encoding ABC transporter permease, whose translation MLESIYIMAYRQIKRFIRARSRIAGTIINNILWLLFFGLGWAFTLRGQQFQVLFKGLDYLAFLLPATFATSIFQASFMGGISVIWDKQFGFLKEVLVAPAPRSLTILGRALGDSIVSLLNGLIMLAMGFALTSKLNPAGLPMTLAIGFIMAVGFTSMGIAIASTMRSPEGFQLIVGTITMPMTLLSGSMFPLNMTPEWMQILALISPLTYAVDLCRYFLSGVSFLNMVYPWLTQEVEMLLLVVTSLVLMVIAMRMFEKTTIE comes from the coding sequence ATGTTAGAGTCCATATACATAATGGCCTATAGACAGATAAAGAGATTTATTAGAGCAAGGTCTAGAATAGCTGGCACAATAATAAATAACATTCTCTGGCTACTCTTCTTTGGGCTCGGCTGGGCATTCACACTAAGGGGGCAGCAATTCCAGGTGCTTTTCAAGGGGCTCGACTATCTAGCGTTTCTACTGCCAGCCACTTTCGCAACGTCAATATTCCAGGCAAGCTTCATGGGCGGGATCTCAGTTATTTGGGACAAACAGTTTGGCTTCCTGAAAGAGGTTCTTGTAGCCCCAGCCCCAAGATCTCTAACAATTCTTGGAAGAGCATTGGGAGACTCCATAGTCTCTCTGTTGAATGGCTTGATAATGCTTGCAATGGGCTTTGCACTAACATCCAAGTTGAACCCAGCTGGGCTTCCAATGACCCTTGCAATAGGGTTTATAATGGCAGTTGGGTTCACGTCAATGGGAATAGCAATAGCCTCTACCATGAGGAGTCCCGAGGGCTTTCAGCTTATTGTAGGAACAATAACAATGCCTATGACCCTGCTGAGCGGATCTATGTTCCCACTGAACATGACCCCAGAGTGGATGCAGATACTGGCCCTCATATCCCCGCTGACATATGCTGTTGATCTCTGCAGATACTTCTTGTCTGGAGTGTCATTCCTGAACATGGTATATCCTTGGCTAACCCAAGAAGTTGAGATGCTGTTGCTTGTGGTAACATCTCTAGTCTTGATGGTCATAGCTATGAGAATGTTTGAAAAAACCACAATAGAGTGA
- the yjjX gene encoding inosine/xanthosine triphosphatase — MVVVCIGSRNPSKVEGIKRAFQAFFKEVDIVSCAVETGLSPQPIGIDVIMEGARIRGEKALKCFSSCDYGVGVEAGFIRLGESFYDVQIAYVVDRDGRGSYGLSPAFPIPRRFVELIMKGVFRELEEVVDYHYGTRDIGEKGGFIKLLTRGVVLREDLVYYSVITALIPFINRDIYT, encoded by the coding sequence ATGGTCGTTGTTTGTATTGGTAGTAGAAACCCATCTAAGGTTGAGGGTATTAAGAGGGCTTTTCAAGCTTTCTTCAAAGAAGTTGATATTGTGAGTTGTGCTGTTGAGACTGGGCTTTCGCCACAGCCAATAGGTATAGATGTTATTATGGAGGGTGCTAGGATAAGAGGTGAAAAAGCATTGAAATGCTTCAGTAGCTGTGACTATGGTGTTGGCGTTGAAGCGGGTTTTATAAGACTTGGTGAAAGCTTTTACGATGTGCAGATAGCATATGTAGTTGATAGAGATGGTCGAGGTTCTTATGGGCTATCCCCAGCTTTTCCAATACCAAGGAGATTCGTTGAATTGATAATGAAAGGTGTTTTCAGAGAGCTTGAAGAGGTTGTTGATTACCATTATGGAACTAGGGATATAGGGGAGAAGGGAGGATTTATAAAGCTACTAACAAGAGGTGTTGTTCTTAGAGAGGATCTGGTCTACTACTCAGTCATAACAGCGCTAATACCATTCATAAACAGGGATATATACACCTAA
- a CDS encoding DMT family transporter, with the protein MNRAIHVALFVVASISIGSASILVRLSNASPIACAFWRLVIAAIVLALIPTSEKMPRPIPHKHFLNTFIAGFALASHFALWMDSLFRVSVAVSTTIVVLYPVHLAIIEFLKGEKPTHLEVIGIATSFLSVVLLAAYTQHSPAKNSLVGVVESFAASIAAAVYFYIGRVSRKYMGIREYSVATYATASIIALTYSFIAKDDVLSYLQRSWVWLLALAIIPMIGGHTTMNYLLKFYKSSTVTSIALAEPAIATTLATIILKEPLEPIYVISLALATAGTATVLKVGGNV; encoded by the coding sequence ATGAACAGGGCAATCCATGTTGCACTATTTGTTGTTGCATCAATCAGCATAGGCTCTGCATCCATACTTGTTAGACTTTCAAATGCATCGCCAATTGCCTGCGCCTTTTGGAGGCTTGTAATAGCGGCTATAGTACTTGCCCTTATACCAACCAGCGAAAAAATGCCTCGGCCTATACCACATAAGCATTTTCTCAACACCTTCATAGCGGGCTTTGCTCTCGCATCACACTTTGCTTTATGGATGGACTCTCTATTCAGAGTCTCTGTAGCGGTTAGCACAACAATTGTTGTCCTATATCCAGTACACCTAGCAATTATAGAGTTTTTGAAAGGTGAGAAGCCAACCCATTTAGAGGTTATAGGTATTGCCACAAGCTTTCTGAGTGTTGTTCTACTCGCTGCATATACACAGCATAGCCCTGCAAAAAACAGTCTCGTAGGGGTTGTAGAATCGTTTGCAGCATCTATAGCAGCCGCCGTGTACTTCTACATAGGGAGGGTCTCAAGAAAATACATGGGGATTAGAGAATACTCTGTAGCAACATATGCTACAGCATCTATAATAGCACTTACATATAGCTTCATCGCCAAGGACGACGTTTTATCATATCTACAAAGATCTTGGGTATGGCTACTAGCCCTAGCCATAATCCCGATGATAGGTGGGCACACAACAATGAACTACCTTCTAAAGTTCTACAAAAGCTCGACGGTAACATCAATAGCCTTGGCAGAGCCAGCAATCGCAACAACACTAGCAACAATAATTCTAAAAGAGCCTTTAGAGCCCATATACGTGATATCCCTAGCGCTTGCAACAGCAGGGACTGCAACTGTTTTAAAAGTTGGGGGAAATGTATAA
- a CDS encoding PadR family transcriptional regulator, protein MLRPSQKEFEFNTVLIILYALSKGPAHGYEIMRRIKEEFYMHKSPGILYPSLKKLVSMGYIEVAEQGTRGRKLLRVYRLTEEGAKLLSNNISRVEHIKRFSRGMKIFEDCGGRMLRESIFRLVEVLPNASKDDLEQLSVIVSGFVRELDGLRNRIISRGA, encoded by the coding sequence ATGCTCAGACCATCGCAAAAGGAATTCGAATTCAACACAGTTCTCATAATACTCTATGCTCTCTCCAAGGGACCTGCTCATGGGTATGAGATTATGAGGAGGATTAAAGAGGAGTTCTATATGCACAAAAGCCCAGGTATTCTATACCCATCTCTGAAAAAGCTCGTCTCCATGGGCTATATAGAGGTTGCTGAACAGGGTACGAGGGGCAGGAAGCTTCTGAGGGTATACAGGCTTACTGAGGAGGGGGCAAAACTCCTCTCCAACAATATAAGCAGAGTTGAGCATATAAAGAGGTTTTCTAGGGGGATGAAGATTTTCGAGGATTGTGGTGGTCGCATGCTTCGGGAGTCTATCTTCAGGCTTGTGGAAGTTCTTCCAAATGCGAGTAAAGATGATTTGGAGCAGCTCAGCGTTATTGTAAGTGGTTTTGTGAGGGAATTGGATGGGTTGAGGAATAGGATCATATCTAGGGGTGCGTAG